Part of the Solwaraspora sp. WMMA2065 genome is shown below.
ACAGTTCCCGCTCTACGTCGACGGTGAACTGGTCACCGCGGTCGACAAGAACCTGTGGGGGGTCACCTTCGCCGACGACGACCGGTTCTACGCCACCGCCGCCTCGGGTGGCCGGACCTGGCTGGTCGAGGGGAGCATCGGCGGGCGCCGGGTCGACGCGCTGCGGGAGGACGCCGAGTGCCCGTCGTTGTCACCGGACCGGACCCGGGTGGTGTTCAAGAAGCGCGGCGACCTGCCGCCCGGCCAGTGGCGGCTGGCCGTCTACGACCTGGCCACCGGCACCGAGACCGTGCTGGCCGAGACCCGCAGCGTCGACGACCAGGTCGAGTGGCTCGACGACGGAAACGTCGTCTACGGGCTGCCCCGCGACGCGGACGGCGGTGCGGCGACCAGCGACGTGTGGCAGGTCCCGGCGGACGGTTCGGGAGCACCGCAGGTACTGGTGCACGATGCCTGGTCACCGGCGGTGGTCCGGTGACCCGACGAAGGAGATCATCTTGACGGAGCTTGCCGTGGTCACCCCGAGCTTCGGCCCGGATTTCGAGTTGTGCGCCGCGTTGCACCGCTCGGTGCTGGCCCACTCACCCGCCTCGGTGCGGCATCACATCATCGTGCCCCGGGCGGACCTGCCCCGCTTCGGCGCGCTGCGGGGCGACCGCACGGTGCTGCACGACGAGGCCGAGTTCCTGCCGTCGTCGGTCCGGTCGCTGCCGGGGACGAAGTACTCGGTGAACCTGCGCCGGCCGTTCCCGCCGCTACGCGGCTGGATCCTGCAACAGGTGATCAAGTTGTCGGCGGCGGCCCGGATCCCGGCGGACGTCGTGGTGCTGGTCGACTCGGACATCGAGTTCGTCCGGCCGTTCTCCGCAGCGACCTTCCGCCGCGACGACGTCGTACGGTTCTACCGCCAACCGGACGAGGTCGACCAGCGGCTGCCCCGACATGTCCGGTGGCACGAGGTGGCCCGCGCGTTGCTGGGGTTGCCGGCGCAGCCGCCGCCCTACCCGGACTATGTCTCGTCCCTGCTGGCCTGGGATCCGCAGATCGTCCGAGGGCTGCTGCAGCGGATCGAGTCGGTCACCGGGCGGCGGTGGGTCGATGTCGTCGGCGCACAACTGCACTTCTCCGAGTGGACGCTGTACGGCGTCTACGTCGACGAGGTGCTCGGTGGCCGGGCGGCGACCGGGTACGCCGCGACTGGCAGCCGGTGCCACGCGTACTGGGACGAGGTGCCGCTCGACGAGTCGTCGGTGGCCCGTTTCGTCGCCGGGATCGGCCCGGACGACGTTGCCGTGATGATCTCGGCGAAGTCGCGGACGCCCTTGGAACTTCGCCGGGCGGCGATCACCGCGCTGACCGGCTGAGCGACCGGTCAGTACGCGCCGCAGCTGGAACCGCCGTCGACCCGGTAGACGTGCACGGCGTTGCCATCGATGAACGAGTCGGTGAACCGACCGTCGTCGGCGAGCAGGGTGCGGTCCTCATCGAGCACGGTGATCCGGGCGTCACCGACGCACGGCAGTTGGAACGTCGCCTCGGCGACGCTGCCACCCGCCGAGCCGGCGAGCAGGTGGAAATGGCCGTCGTACCATTTGGTGGCCAGGTCGACGCCGGCGGAAACGCTGGCCACCCCGTCGGCGTACGGCGCATTGAGCACCGGCGCGAGCTGGGTGATCCGGGCGTTGACCGCCGCGACGGCCGACCGCACCGGCGCATAGCAGGGCTCCCGCAGGGCGTGCTGGCTCTGGCAGGGGCCGCTGAAGCTGTGGTTGAAGTAGACGATCCCTCGGGCGCCGTGAATGATGCTGCTCCACACCGCCGCGACGACCTGCTCCGGGGCGATCGTCGGGTAGTGCTCCTCGTTGAACGGACGCCCGACCTCGACGAAGCTCCAGACCGGTCGGCTGCCGGGCGGCGAGACCAGGGACCGGACCCGGTCGACGGTACGGCCGTAGTTCGCGGCCCGGTGGCACAGCTCGGCGGGCAGCCGCTCGGCTCCGTCGACGGTGGTGAGCTGGTCGGGGTCGAAGAACCGACCGCCTTCGCTGTGCCCGCAGATGCCACGGTCGGTGAACCAGTAGGTGTCGACCGACACGACGTCGGCGAACTCGTTGACGAAGCGGGCGGCATCGGCGTCGCTCTGCCAGAACGCAATTCCCTTGCCGTAGTTGGCCATCCGCAGTCGCTGGTCGTCCGGGAGCCGGTCGAGGATGTCGCGCTGCACGGTATAGCCGCACTCGCCGTCAGCCGGTTGGCAGATATCACCCTGCCCAGGAAAGTTGCCAGTCCAGGGATCGTCGCCCGGCCCCGCCCACATGTCGGCCTCGTCGGAGATCAGCCAGCCGCCGGTCTCGTCACCGTGTTCGCCGATCGGGCTGGTGATCGTGTGCATCCCAGCGGCTCGGACGAGGTCGAGGTTGGTGGTGCCGGTCAACTCGACGTACGTGTTGAGGCCGATCTCGGCGTCCTTGGCGGTGTCGGCGGGGTCGGTGACGCTTTCCAGCCAGACCCCGATCGGGAAGAACCCCGCATCGGTGGGCAGGGACGGGGAGAAGCGGTCGTAGAAGTCCGGGCCGCCGTCGACCGGGCGCAGCGTCGCACCGGCACCGCCCGCAGTCGCGACCGTGCCGGGGGCGATCCCAGCGGCGACCGGGCCTCGGGCCGTGACGCTGATCGCCCATGCCGTGCCCGCGACGCCGAGCGCGCTGAGGACGATCATGCTGACGATCAAGATCCAGCGCCGACGTGACGTGGCGGCGACGACCATGGGCGCCCCTTTGTACGGCACCTACCGGCGCCAGTGATTCAACCAGAAGTAGTCGGACAACCACGATGAGCGGAGAGTCCGATGCTACCAACAGCCGTCGGCGACAAACGCCCGCTTTGCCCGCCACTTTCCGCGTTCAGCAACGCGCTGTCCGGCAACCGACAGTAGCGCAGCAGTGGTGGCGCCCAGGTACGATCGCGCCGGTACCCCGACCCCCCGCTGCACGGAGTTCTCACGTGATCAACCGACTCGCGGACCAGGCCAAGGGCCTGGTCCAGTCCCGTATGACGGCGGCAGAGATCAACCGGCGGCAGGTTCCAACCTTCCGGACCACCGACGTACAAACCGGCACACCGACCGTTTACTACCTCGCGCCGGACAACCCGCGGCCCAGCGGCGGGGTACGGGTCATCTATCGCCATGTGGACCTGCTCAACGACATGGGCGTCCGGGCGTACGTCATGCACAAGGACCCGGCGTTCCGCTGCACCTGGTTCGCCAACCAGACACCCGTCGTCGCGGCCGCGAGCGCCTGCCTCGGCCCGACCGACATCCTCGTCGTCCCCGAGTGGTACGGACCCGGTCTGACCGCGATCCCGACCGGGCCACGCCTCGTGGTGTTCAACCAACGGGCGTACGACACCTTCGACCACATCCCGTACCCGGACACCCGCCCCGGTGCGCCCTACGCCGACCTACCCGGTATGACCGCGCTGCTGGCCGTCTCGCATGACAACGTCGAGCTGCTCAGCCATGCCTTCCCCGACATTCCGGTGCGGTTGACGCGCAACGTGGTCGACCCCGACGTGTTCGCTTTCGGCAGTTGGCCCAGGCGACGACGCATCGCGTACGTCGGGCACCGGCGGGCCGACGAACGCGACCAGTTGCTGCACATACTGCGGTCCCGCCGGGTGCTGGACGGCTGGGAGGTCACCCGGATCGCCGGACGCACCGAGCAACAGACCGCGGAGATCATGCGTGACTGCGCCATCTTCCTGAGCTTCAGCGACCGCGAGGGGTTCGGTATGCCACCCGCCGAGGCGATGTCCTGCGGCGCGTACGTGGTCGGCTATCCGGGCCTGGCCGGTCGCGAGTTCTTCGATCCGGCCCACTGTGCGCCGGTGCCCGACGGAGACCTGTTGGCCTTCGCCCGCGCCGTCGAACAGGCCTGCGCCACCTGGGCCACCCAGCCGGAGGAACTGGCCAGACGGGCGGGTGCCGCCTCGGCTGCGGTGCGGGACCGCTACACCGTCGCCGGCCTACGTCACGACCTCACCGCCTTCTACCGCCCGCTGCTCACCACCGGCTCACCACCGGCTGACCACGGGCTGACCACGGCCTGACCACCGGCGCGGAACGCACCCACCGACCCGTCAGCCGCGCCAAAGTCCCGCCACCGGTCGGGCCCGGTCAGCTGTCCGGCCCGCACCGGTCGGCCTGGTCAGACGCCGTACCGGCTCCAGGTGCGGTAGCGGGCATCGTTGCGCAGTCGGCGCCCGACCACGCTGGCGGCGAAACCCGGCACCAGCGGGGCGAACCGTGGACCGATCGCCCGACGCCGCTGCAGCCCCGCCCAGTGCGGTAGCTGCTCTGCCGCCGGATACGTCTCCCGGGCGAACTCCACGTACCAATCGACCGGTTCATGGTCGGTCAGTCGCCGGTCGTAGGCATGACACGCCGATTCGAGAGCCTCGGTGGCCAGCGCCCGACGGGCCAGGTCGTGCAGCTCCCGGGCCCGGGGCAAGCTGCCACCGGGACCGCCGAACAGCACGTCGAAGGCGGTCCGCCGCTCGATAAGGTCGGTCCGCCGCCCGGACGCTGCGGTGACGCTGACGCTGGCCGCGTGTTCCCGGTGCCAGGCCTGATCGGCACCGTCGACGTGGCCGACGTCGGAGACCGCTGCCACCCGCATCCAGGCCTCCATGTCGCAGGCGTACCGCATCCGGCTGTCCCACGGGCCGACCTCGGCGTAGACGCTGGCCCGGACCACGGCCTCGGGAGTGGTGATGCAGTTGACGCCCAACCGGCACCGCTGGGCGATCCACTCCTCGCCGGACCAGATCGTCCAACCCGTGGCCTCCGAACGGAACTCGGTCGGCACCTCACCATGGAAGTGCACCGGGTGGCCGTACACCAGACCGACCTCGGGGAACTTGTCAAACAGCCGCACCGCGCGGGCCAGTGCCCCCGGGGTCAGCAGGTCGTCCGCGTCGAGCCGGACAACGAACTCCCCCGTGGCCACCGCCAGCCCGTCGTTGAACGCCACACACGGGCCGTGGTTGGTCTCGTTGTGCACCACGACCAACCGGGGTTCATTGGCCCGGAGCGTGGCCAGCACCTGCCGGGTGTCGTCGGTGGAGCAGTCGTCCACGACGACGACCTCGATCTCGACGCCCTGCTGGGCTAGGGCGCTGCCAACGCTCGACGGCAGGAACCGCCCGTAGTTGTAGCTCGGGATGATCACCGAGACCCGGGGGGTACGGGCCGGGTCGCCGGCTGGGACGGGTGCCGGGACCCGGGTGCGGGGCAGCAGCGCCCGGCGAGCTGACATTGACATACGTCAACCTCTTTCAGGGTCGGACAGCCGTGGCGAGCGGCGTCGTCGGGGCAGGTGGCTCCGGAGGTGGCGGACCGGGCTGCGCCGGGGCGGCCGGCCCGTGCTCCGCCGACTGGTCGGCCGGTCCAGACTCAGCCGACTGGCCGGCCGCCTTCAGATCCCGCAACCGCTGCCGCAGCCAGGGCAGCAACGGCCCGGCGAACGCCACGGTCATCACGGCACCGCCGGCCAGCAACTGCCACAGCGCGCCCGGCACGGTACGCACCACCAGCAGGCCGAGCGCCACCGCAGGCACCGCCACGACCAGCGGCAGCACCAGCGCACCGGCCAACGCCCGCAGCCGGACCCCGTGGCGACGCAGCGCGACCGCGTACATCGGCAGGATGAGCAACGCGCAGACCAGCGCATGCCCGACGCCGGCACCGACCAGGCCGTACCAGCGCACGCCGAAGATCACCGCGGGGAAGAGCGCGGCCAGCCAGACCACCTGGGCGACGAACAATGCCCGGCTCGCACCGACCGCGATCAGGAAGGTCGCCACCAGGTCGAACAGCACCCGGAACGCCCCGAAGAAGGCCAGACCGGCCAGCGCGTCGGCCGCCATCGACCAGCGTTGGCCGTACAGCAACGGCACCACGACACTGGCCAACCCGGACAGCAGTACGCCGACGAGCAGCGCGACGGTCCAGGTCAACGCGGCGGCCGAGACGAATCCGGCGGCCTTACGCCGGGGGTCGGTCACGGTGGCGAAGGCCGGCAGTGCCACCGCCCGGATCGCCACCCCGAGGGCGCTCATCGGCCAGGTGGAAATGTTGAACGCCAGGGTGTAGAGGCCGAGCATCACCGTTCCTGCGGTGGCCCCGACGGTCAGGTGACCGACGTTCATCACCACCCAGGACAGTACGTTGGCGCCAGCCAACGGCACGCCGAACCGGATCAGGCTGCGGGCCACCGCCGGGTCGAACCCGAACGTCGGCCGGGACCGGGTCAGGACGAACTGCATCACGGTGACCATCGACTGGGCCACCACCCGGGAGATCGCCAGCGACATCGCTCCGAAACCGAGCAGCACCAGGGCGACCGTGACGGTGGTGCTCACCACCAGGCTGGCACCGTCGAGGCCGAGCTGGGCACGTTGGCGGAACTCCCGCTGCATGACCGCGTACGGCACCACCGACAGGCCGCTGAGCACCAGCGTCAACGACATCACCTGCACCACCGGGGTGGCCTGCGGGCTGTCCATCGCCGCCGACACCGGCCCGGCCGCCAGCGACATCGCACCGGCCAGGCCCAGGCTGGTCAGCAACGAGATGGTAGTGACGGTGCCGGCGCGGCCCTGCACCCCGTGCCGGATGATGTCCGCGCTCATCCCGAGGTCGGCCAGGGACATCACGATGGTCTGCACGGTCAACGCGACCGCGAAGACGCCGAACTCCTCCGGGGCGAGCAGCCGGGCCAGCAGGACGCCGACACCGAGGCTGCCGATCCGCAGGGCGATGCTGTTCAGGGTGCTCCACGCGAGGGCGCGCTTGACCCGGGCACCGAGCGGGGCCGGTGCCGCTGCGTCAGCTGTCACTGCCGCTCCCGGCCCCGGTCCGGCCGGCGGCGAACCGCTGCCGGGCCAGGCTCGCCTTGAAGTTCAGCAGATGGGCGGTCGGATGTGCCATGGCTCCGGCCCGGCGCGGCAGGTTCAGCCGTTGCTGCACCGCGCGGGCGTAGATGTCCGTCTGCCGCCGGCCGGCGGCCTGCAGGCTGAACCGTTCGACGACGGTACGGCGGCCGAACTCGCCCAGCTCGGCCCGCTGCCGGGGGTCGGCGGTGCCGAGTTCGGTGAGCGCGGCGGCGACCCGGTCGGTGCCGTCGGTGCCGTCGCCGAGGCCGTAGAACCCCTGATCGAGAAAGACCGGCAGGGTCTGCGGGGTGAGCGGCAGCCAGAACCCCTGCTCGCCCTGCACGACGACGGGCTTGGCGAAGGCCATCGCGCGCAACGCCGACGACCCCATGCCGATGACGATGTCGGCGGCGGCGTACGCGTCGTGCGGGTCGAGCATCGCGCCGGTGAGGGTGACCACCTCTGCGCCCCGCTCGGCGTTGGCCTTGTCGGCCGTCTGCTGGATCTCGGCGCGGGCCTCGCCGTCACCGACGATCAGCAGCCGCATCCGCAGCGCCGGGTCGATGCCGACCATCGCCCGGGTCGCGGCGAGCAGTCCTTCGAGTTTGAGTGCCGCCGCCAACCGGGAAACCGACACCACGGCGATCTCGTCGGCGGCGATGCCGAGGGCACGCCGGGCCGGCCCGGGATCGGCGACCGGGGCGTTGGCGTCGGTGTCGATAGGCGGTTCGATGACGTGCACCTCGGTCCGGTGCGGGCGTTCCTGGGCGGCGATCTGCTCGGTGCCGACGATCAGCGGCAGGTGCCGGGGCACCCAGGCCGGGACCTCCATGGAGAGCACGGTGACCACGAGCGGCACCCCCTGGCGCAGGTACGCGCCGTAGGCTGCCTCCAGGCTGGGCGCCCACTCGTAGGCGTGGACCAGGTCGATGCGGCGGTGCCGGACCACGGCGGCGATGGCGGCGACGTTGCGCGGTGACGGCGCCTCGCCCTTCGGTGGGGCCTGGACGAACTCCAGGCCCCACTCGTCGACCATGCTCCGCAGCTCGCCGTCCGGACCGTAGATGATCACCTCGTGCCCGAGTTTGGCCACGGTCGCCGCGATCTCGATGGCGTTGATCTGGCTTCCGCCGATCTCCATCGTGTGCAGGCAAGTGAGGATACGCACCTAGTGTCCCTTTCAGTCGCGGCGAAGCCGCCCTGCCGATGATTCAACGGCTTCGCCGCGACTGTCCTCAAGAGTTAGGCGTGAACACGACATCTACCCAGTAGTTGTGGTTGACCGAGTGGCCGGGGAACACCCAGCCGTACGGGTCGTAGTGGTACACACCCCCGCCGACCAGCACGTGCAGCGGCGACCGGTCCAGTTCGGTCTCGGCGAACTGGTTGGCCGTCACCGCGTACTGGCCGACCGATGTGTGGTATGAGGCCACATAGGTGGTGTTCGCGAGAATAGGCACCGGCTGGTCGAAAGTGACCGTCTGCCAGCCGGATTCCGTCTCGTCGGTGAACTCCGCCGTCGCCAACCGGACACCTTCCGCCGTCCAGAGCGAGCCACGGTGCGTACCGGTGTTGGCCGGGCCCTTGTAGAACCGGACACCGGTGATCTGGCCGGCGACGTCGGAGCGGAACCGCACCCCTACCTCAACCGCGTCCTCGTCGGCCCAGTTCACCGCCGCGGGCACGTCTTCCGGGCCGAAGATGCTGACCGGTGGCGCCGACGGGTCGGGGCTCGGGGTCGGCTCAGGGCTCGGCGACGGCGAGCCGGTCGGGGTCGGCTCCACGGTCGGACTCGGCTCGGTCGACGGCGATGGTCCCGTCGACGGCGTCGGCGACGGTCCGGCCGGTGACGGACTGGTGGTCGGCGTGGGGTCGGGGTCGGCCCCACCGGCACCGGGGACGTACAGCGGGTCGACCCAGTAGTTCGCCGAGTTGTACGTCCCGGTGGGGAACCCGCCGCCCGAGCCGTACCGGTAGACACCGTTGTCCCCCGCCGGGGCACTCAACTGGCCACGGCTGTAACCGGAGTTGAAGAACCCGGCATCGAACGCGTAGTTGCCGTTCGGCGCGTAGTACGACAACACGTACGTCGTACCCGCCGACACCGCCACCGGCTCAGCGAACGCCGCCGCCTGCCAACCCGCACCCTCACCCTCCGGGAACGTCACCTCCGCCAACGGCGCACCACCACCGACCGGCCACAACCGACCGACCTGGCCACCGGTGTTCCCCGGCCCCCGGTAGAACCGCATCCCGACCACCTCACCGTCCACCGACGGGGTGAACTTGACGCCCACCTCCACCGGCTCGCTCTCACCGACCGACGACTGCTGCGGGACCGCGTCCGGCTCGAACAGGGTCACCACGTCGTCGGAGAAGGTCGTGGTGAACGACCAGGTGTGCGGCTGCGCCATCGGCACCCCGCCGCTGCTGGCCCGTACCGAGGCGGTGTAGGTGTGCAACGACTGCAGCGCGGTGTCCGGGGTGAACGTCGCGAGTCGAGTCGTCTGGTCGTAGGCCACCGTGCCGGCGACCGGCTCGGCCGCCGCGTCGAACAGCTCGAACTCCAGCGACGACTCGTCGATGTCGATGTCGAAGTGGGCGGAGGCCACCACCTCGGCCGCCACGCCGGTGGCCCCGGACGTCGGTACGGTCGCGGTGACCGCCGGTCCGACCTCGCCCGGCCTGCCGGTCGGCGACGGGGATGGTGTCGGCTCCGAGAGCGTATCGGTCGGCAGGAAGTACGGGTCGATCCAGTAGTTCGCCGCACCGTACGTCTGGGTGGGGAAGCCACCGCCGACGTTGTAGTTGAACACGCCGTTGTTCTCCGTCGGGGAGCTCAGCGGGCCACGGCTGTAGCCGGAGTCGAAGAATCCAGGGTCGTAGGCGTAGTTGCCGTTCGGTGCATAGTACGACAACACGTACGTCGTACCCGCCGACACCGCCACCGGCTCGGCGAACGCCGCCGCCTGCCAACCCGTACCGCCGCCCTCCGGGAACGTCACCTCCGCCAGCGGCGCACCACCACCGACCGGCCACAACCGACCGACCTGACTACCCACGTTCCCCGGCCCCCGGTAGAACCGCATCCCGACCACCTCACCGTCCACCGACGGAGTGAACTTGACGCCCACCTCCACCGGGTCGCTCTCCCCGACCGAGGGATGTTGCGGGACCACGTCCGGCTCGAACAGGGTCACCACCTGATCGGAGAAGCTCGAGGTGAACGACCACGAGTACGGCGCGTTCATCGGCACGTCGGCGTCGTCACGTGCGGTAACCGTCGCGGTATACGTCGTCTGCTCGGTCAGCGGCACCACCGGGGTGAAGGTGGCCCGGCGGGCCGCGGCGTCGTAGCTGACGGCACCGGGCACCGGCTCGTCGGCCGGGCCGACCAACGTGAAGTCGATGCTGGCCTCGTCGACCGGCTTGCTGAATACGGTCGACGGGGTCACGTCAGCCGGCACGTTAGCCGCGTCCGCGATCGGCACCGTCGACGACACCGTGGGTGGCGCGTCGTCGGCGGTCACGAAGGTCACGTCGGCGTAGTAGTTGGTCGAACCCCACGAGTTGTTCGGGAAGCCCGCCTCGTCCTCCCGGTAGACGCCGTTGCCCACCGTGCCTTCGGTGGCGGGCGCCAGCAGCGGGCCGGAGACGTGGTCGGTCAGGAAGTAGCCGCCGTCGCTGGCGTACCGGCCTTCCGGCGCGAAGTAGGAGACCACGTAACTGGTACCGGCGGAGACCGGGACCGGGGTCGACAGGCTGACCTGCTGCCAGCCGGTCTCGGTCTCGTCTGTGAACACCGCCGTGGCCAGCACCGAACCGCCGTTGGTCCAGAGCGTGCCCCGGTGCTCGCCACCGTTGCCCTCGCCCTTGTAGAAACGCAGGCCGGTGATCAGACCGTCGATCTGGGGGGTGAACCGCACGCCGACCTCGACCGCCGGCTGGGTGCTCAGCGGCTCGCCGTCCGGTCGGCCGTTGTCGGTCTCGACGAACGCCGGGGTGTCCGGCACCGCCTGGCCGAACAGCGAGTACGGCCCGGATACCGACAGGGCGACCGGGTCGGACGGGGCGCCGATGTTGCCGCTGTCGTCGACTGCCCGCGCCAGCACCACCTGCGAGACGGTGTCGGTGGGCAGGAACTCGTACGTCCAGGAATGCGTACCGGTGGTGGCCGGGTGCCAGGTGCCGCCGCCGTCGGTGGAGACCTCGACACCGGCGACCAGCCCGCCGCCGGCGTCGGACGCGGTACCGGTGACCGTGACCGGCGCGCCGTGGGCCACGGCGCTGCCGTCGGTCGGTCCGGTGATCGTCACGTTGGGCGCCAGAGCGTCGGCGGACTCACCGGTCACCACGATCCCGCTCATCGGGGTGGTCGGGGCCGCGCCCATGTCGGCGAAGAGATTGACCGTGGCCTGCTGGATCGCGTCGTCGGCCGGCGCACCCGAGCCGCCGTCGTGGTAGGCGTCGAGCCCCCACGCCCACTGGATGGTGCCGGCGCCGAAGACCAGCGCACCGCTCGG
Proteins encoded:
- a CDS encoding glycosyltransferase, with translation MINRLADQAKGLVQSRMTAAEINRRQVPTFRTTDVQTGTPTVYYLAPDNPRPSGGVRVIYRHVDLLNDMGVRAYVMHKDPAFRCTWFANQTPVVAAASACLGPTDILVVPEWYGPGLTAIPTGPRLVVFNQRAYDTFDHIPYPDTRPGAPYADLPGMTALLAVSHDNVELLSHAFPDIPVRLTRNVVDPDVFAFGSWPRRRRIAYVGHRRADERDQLLHILRSRRVLDGWEVTRIAGRTEQQTAEIMRDCAIFLSFSDREGFGMPPAEAMSCGAYVVGYPGLAGREFFDPAHCAPVPDGDLLAFARAVEQACATWATQPEELARRAGAASAAVRDRYTVAGLRHDLTAFYRPLLTTGSPPADHGLTTA
- a CDS encoding lipopolysaccharide biosynthesis protein; translated protein: MTADAAAPAPLGARVKRALAWSTLNSIALRIGSLGVGVLLARLLAPEEFGVFAVALTVQTIVMSLADLGMSADIIRHGVQGRAGTVTTISLLTSLGLAGAMSLAAGPVSAAMDSPQATPVVQVMSLTLVLSGLSVVPYAVMQREFRQRAQLGLDGASLVVSTTVTVALVLLGFGAMSLAISRVVAQSMVTVMQFVLTRSRPTFGFDPAVARSLIRFGVPLAGANVLSWVVMNVGHLTVGATAGTVMLGLYTLAFNISTWPMSALGVAIRAVALPAFATVTDPRRKAAGFVSAAALTWTVALLVGVLLSGLASVVVPLLYGQRWSMAADALAGLAFFGAFRVLFDLVATFLIAVGASRALFVAQVVWLAALFPAVIFGVRWYGLVGAGVGHALVCALLILPMYAVALRRHGVRLRALAGALVLPLVVAVPAVALGLLVVRTVPGALWQLLAGGAVMTVAFAGPLLPWLRQRLRDLKAAGQSAESGPADQSAEHGPAAPAQPGPPPPEPPAPTTPLATAVRP
- a CDS encoding glycosyltransferase, with product MRILTCLHTMEIGGSQINAIEIAATVAKLGHEVIIYGPDGELRSMVDEWGLEFVQAPPKGEAPSPRNVAAIAAVVRHRRIDLVHAYEWAPSLEAAYGAYLRQGVPLVVTVLSMEVPAWVPRHLPLIVGTEQIAAQERPHRTEVHVIEPPIDTDANAPVADPGPARRALGIAADEIAVVSVSRLAAALKLEGLLAATRAMVGIDPALRMRLLIVGDGEARAEIQQTADKANAERGAEVVTLTGAMLDPHDAYAAADIVIGMGSSALRAMAFAKPVVVQGEQGFWLPLTPQTLPVFLDQGFYGLGDGTDGTDRVAAALTELGTADPRQRAELGEFGRRTVVERFSLQAAGRRQTDIYARAVQQRLNLPRRAGAMAHPTAHLLNFKASLARQRFAAGRTGAGSGSDS
- a CDS encoding DUF6492 family protein — translated: MTELAVVTPSFGPDFELCAALHRSVLAHSPASVRHHIIVPRADLPRFGALRGDRTVLHDEAEFLPSSVRSLPGTKYSVNLRRPFPPLRGWILQQVIKLSAAARIPADVVVLVDSDIEFVRPFSAATFRRDDVVRFYRQPDEVDQRLPRHVRWHEVARALLGLPAQPPPYPDYVSSLLAWDPQIVRGLLQRIESVTGRRWVDVVGAQLHFSEWTLYGVYVDEVLGGRAATGYAATGSRCHAYWDEVPLDESSVARFVAGIGPDDVAVMISAKSRTPLELRRAAITALTG
- a CDS encoding glycosyltransferase family 2 protein, coding for MSMSARRALLPRTRVPAPVPAGDPARTPRVSVIIPSYNYGRFLPSSVGSALAQQGVEIEVVVVDDCSTDDTRQVLATLRANEPRLVVVHNETNHGPCVAFNDGLAVATGEFVVRLDADDLLTPGALARAVRLFDKFPEVGLVYGHPVHFHGEVPTEFRSEATGWTIWSGEEWIAQRCRLGVNCITTPEAVVRASVYAEVGPWDSRMRYACDMEAWMRVAAVSDVGHVDGADQAWHREHAASVSVTAASGRRTDLIERRTAFDVLFGGPGGSLPRARELHDLARRALATEALESACHAYDRRLTDHEPVDWYVEFARETYPAAEQLPHWAGLQRRRAIGPRFAPLVPGFAASVVGRRLRNDARYRTWSRYGV
- a CDS encoding DUF4082 domain-containing protein; translated protein: MRTEASAYTIKVYRLGWYGGDGAREWATLTPSLPLAANADADCVHATDTQIFDCGTWQVGATWDVPVDAVSGVYIARLVRSDTGGDSHIPFIVRDDTSTSKLVFQTSDTTWQAYNRYGGADFYWGEGPTYRAYKLSYNRPFATRGAQQGRDFLFANEYPMIRFLERNGYDVSYISGLDADVRGESLLNHEVYVSVGHDEYWSPQQRANVEAARDAGVHLAFFTGNEVYWKVRWEDSVDGNGTPYRTLVCYKETWDNARIDPSDEWTGVWRDPRFPTGELREPENALVGNLYMANNTDLAMQVPAEQGRLRFWRHTGVAELAPGQTATLAPHTVGYESNEDLDNGFRPAGTFRLSTTTGHTPEYLVGYGPENKPGETTHHMTMYRAPSGALVFGAGTIQWAWGLDAYHDGGSGAPADDAIQQATVNLFADMGAAPTTPMSGIVVTGESADALAPNVTITGPTDGSAVAHGAPVTVTGTASDAGGGLVAGVEVSTDGGGTWHPATTGTHSWTYEFLPTDTVSQVVLARAVDDSGNIGAPSDPVALSVSGPYSLFGQAVPDTPAFVETDNGRPDGEPLSTQPAVEVGVRFTPQIDGLITGLRFYKGEGNGGEHRGTLWTNGGSVLATAVFTDETETGWQQVSLSTPVPVSAGTSYVVSYFAPEGRYASDGGYFLTDHVSGPLLAPATEGTVGNGVYREDEAGFPNNSWGSTNYYADVTFVTADDAPPTVSSTVPIADAANVPADVTPSTVFSKPVDEASIDFTLVGPADEPVPGAVSYDAAARRATFTPVVPLTEQTTYTATVTARDDADVPMNAPYSWSFTSSFSDQVVTLFEPDVVPQHPSVGESDPVEVGVKFTPSVDGEVVGMRFYRGPGNVGSQVGRLWPVGGGAPLAEVTFPEGGGTGWQAAAFAEPVAVSAGTTYVLSYYAPNGNYAYDPGFFDSGYSRGPLSSPTENNGVFNYNVGGGFPTQTYGAANYWIDPYFLPTDTLSEPTPSPSPTGRPGEVGPAVTATVPTSGATGVAAEVVASAHFDIDIDESSLEFELFDAAAEPVAGTVAYDQTTRLATFTPDTALQSLHTYTASVRASSGGVPMAQPHTWSFTTTFSDDVVTLFEPDAVPQQSSVGESEPVEVGVKFTPSVDGEVVGMRFYRGPGNTGGQVGRLWPVGGGAPLAEVTFPEGEGAGWQAAAFAEPVAVSAGTTYVLSYYAPNGNYAFDAGFFNSGYSRGQLSAPAGDNGVYRYGSGGGFPTGTYNSANYWVDPLYVPGAGGADPDPTPTTSPSPAGPSPTPSTGPSPSTEPSPTVEPTPTGSPSPSPEPTPSPDPSAPPVSIFGPEDVPAAVNWADEDAVEVGVRFRSDVAGQITGVRFYKGPANTGTHRGSLWTAEGVRLATAEFTDETESGWQTVTFDQPVPILANTTYVASYHTSVGQYAVTANQFAETELDRSPLHVLVGGGVYHYDPYGWVFPGHSVNHNYWVDVVFTPNS